The Medicago truncatula cultivar Jemalong A17 chromosome 4, MtrunA17r5.0-ANR, whole genome shotgun sequence genome includes a region encoding these proteins:
- the LOC25491533 gene encoding rop guanine nucleotide exchange factor 7 gives MEGVDLIEKNEVNNDEGNKECQNGSNDVILVDLDEEHGLESNSSSSVMESSMELPIEEVSSCDCTSRDGSEVEEEKDSSSENFEKQVSVLPMPVLEIEMMKERFAKLLLGEDMSGSGNGVPTALAISNAITNLCATVFGQLWRLEPLSPEKKAMWQREMEWLLCVSDHIVEFKPTWQTFPDGSRFEVMTCRPRSDLYINLPALRKLDNMLLEILDSFVNTEFRYVDQGVMARNEDGSSSFQRQEEKWWLPVPQVPPCGLHENSRKQLQHKRDCANQISKAAMAINNITLAEMQVPDAYLESLPKTARGSLGDVIYKFITSEIFSPESLLASLEISSEHQAIKIANRVEASIYIWHKKTNSKPANRATRSSSRSSWGMFKDLIVEGDKSEMLIERGETLLLSLKQHFPFLPQTSLDVSKIQCNKDVGKSILESYSRVLESLASNIVARIDDVLYVDNLTKHSDKFSSLSKVGVITTKSISVPYSKIVTNFFSIDRKEDSACPIEKLVPKLKTFDEVPELETDMESSDCIEDIQLNLMDQAWIE, from the exons ATGGAGGGTGTGGATTTAATTGAGAAGAATGAAGTTAACAATGATGAAGGAAACAAAGAATGTCAAAATGGTAGTAATGATGtgattttggttgatttggatgaagaaCATGGTCTAGAGAGCAATTCTAGCAGTAGTGTTATGGAGTCATCCATGGAATTGCCGATTGAGGAAGTTTCTTCATGTGATTGTACTAGTCGAGATGGAAGTGAAGTCGAAGAGGAAAAGGATTCGAGCAGTGAAAATTTTGAGAAACAAGTTTCAGTATTGCCAATGCCag tGCTAGAGATTGAGATGATGAAGGAGAGGTTTGCAAAATTGTTACTTGGAGAAGATATGTCAGGTTCTGGAAATGGGGTCCCTACAGCTTTGGCTATATCTAATGCCATAACTAATCTATGTG CCACTGTTTTTGGCCAACTTTGGAGATTGGAACCTCTGTCACCAGAGAAGAAAGCAATGTGGCAAAGAGAGATGGAATGGCTTCTTTGTGTTAGTGATCATATTGTTGAATTCAAGCCTACTTGGCAAACATTTCCAGATGGAAGCAGGTTTGAG GTCATGACTTGTAGACCACGCTCGGATCTCTACATCAATCTGCCAGCTTTGCGAAAATTAGATAACATGCTTCTT GAAATACTAGACAGTTTTGTCAATACAGAGTTCAGGTATGTAGACCAAGGTGTTATGGCTCGCAATGAAGACGGTTCATCTTCTTTTCAGAGACAAGAAGAGAAATGGTGGCTTCCTGTACCTCAAGTCCCTCCTTGCGGTCTCCATGAAAATTCAAGAAAGCAGTTGCAGCATAAGCGCGATTGCGCAAACCAAATATCGAAAGCTGCAATGGCTATTAACAACATTACTTTAGCTGAAATGCAGGTTCCTGATGCTTATTTAGAGTCTCTTCCAAAG ACTGCAAGAGGTAGCTTGGGGGATGTTATTTACAAATTCATTACATCAGAAATTTTTTCTCCTGAAAGTTTGCTTGCTAGTCTTGAAATATCTTCTGAACATCAAGCCATAAAGATTGCAAATAGAGTAGAGGCTTCTATTTATATTTGGCATAAAAAGACCAACTCAAAGCCTGCAAATCGCGCTACGAGATCAAGTTCAAGATCATCATGGGGAATGTTCAAGGATCTAATAGTTGAAGGAGACAAAAGTGAAATGCTTATAGAGAGAGGAGAAACCCTTCTACTATCTTTGAAGCAACATTTTCCTTTTCTCCCTCAAACATCCTTAGATGTGAGCAAAATCCAATGCAACAAG GATGTTGGAAAATCCATTCTGGAGAGTTATTCGCGAGTACTAGAGAGTTTGGCGTCAAATATTGTTGCGCGGATTGACGATGTGCTTTACGTAGACAACTTAACCAAACATTCTGATAAATTCTCATCTCTATCAAAAGTTGGTGTAATCACTACTAAGAGTATTTCAGTTCCATATAGTAAGATTGTGACAAATTTTTTTAGCATTGATAGAAAAGAAGACAGTGCTTGTCCAATTGAGAAGTTGGttccaaaattaaaaacatttgatGAAGTGCCAGAATTGGAAACCGATATGGAATC